The proteins below are encoded in one region of Brassica napus cultivar Da-Ae chromosome A6, Da-Ae, whole genome shotgun sequence:
- the LOC106347866 gene encoding uncharacterized protein LOC106347866 isoform X1 gives MAALSSPSSYTELKDAWHPSTTTVDTTSSSYWFNWRVTICCVWMALAMVITAFLIFKYEGFRLKRTGNGGDGGEKEWSGNVYEDETWRPCLRNIHPAWLLAFRAVAFFVLLIMLIIIGLVDGPTIFFYYTQWTFALITLYFGLGSLLSLHGCYKYNKRAAGDRVDSIEAIDSERARSKGSDNTLQESQYSSNPANFWGYVFQIIFQMNAGAVLLTDCVFWFILVPFLEIHDYSLNVLVINMHSLNAIFLLGDAALNSLSFPCFRIAYFFSWTIAYVLFQWTLHSLVHIWWPYPFLDLSSHYAPLWYFSVAVMHLPCYGAFALLVKLKHRLLQRWFPESYQSPR, from the exons ATGGCTGCATTATCATCACCATCTTCATACACAGAGTTAAAAGATGCTTGGCATCCATCAACAACAACAGTGGACACAACATCATCAAGCTACTGGTTTAACTGGAGGGTTACGATCTGCTGCGTATGGATGGCTCTAGCGATGGTGATCACCGCTTTTCTCATATTCAAATACGAAGGCTTTCGCCTGAAACGAACCGGAAACGGCGGAGACGGAGGGGAGAAAGAGTGGTCGGGGAATGTATATGAAGACGAGACTTGGAGGCCTTGTCTACGCAATATTCACCCGGCTTGGCTTCTTGCTTTTAGAGCTGTTGCCTTCTTCGTTCTTCTCATTATGCTGATCATTATTGGCCTTGTTGATGGACCTACCATCTTCTTCTACTATACTCA GTGGACTTTTGCTTTGATCACTCTCTATTTTGGA CTAGGTTCGCTTCTTTCGCTGCATGGATGCTACAAATACAACAAAAGAGCTGCTGGCGATAGAGTAGATAGCATTGAAGCCATAGACTCGGAGAGAGCAAGATCCAAAGGCTCTGATAATACTCTTCAAGAGAGTCAATACTCTAGTAATCCAGCTAATTTTTGGGGATATGTTTTCCAGATAATTTTTCAg ATGAATGCAGGTGCAGTTTTGCTCACTGACTGTGTGTTCTGGTTCATCCTTGTTCCTTTCCTTGAGATTCATGATTATAGCCTTAATGTT TTGGTGATCAACATGCATTCTCTTAACGCCATTTTCTTGCTTGGTGATGCTGCTTTGAATTCTTTG AGCTTCCCATGCTTCAGAATTGCTTACTTCTTCTCATGGACTATAGCTTATGTTTTATTCCAATGGACTCTCCACTCGTTAGTCCATATATG GTGGCCTTACCCCTTCCTGGACTTATCATCACACTATGCTCCACTATG GTATTTCTCAGTTGCAGTGATGCATTTGCCATGCTACGGAGCCTTTGCCTTGTTGGTGAAGCTAAAACATCGGCTTCTTCAGAGATGGTTCCCTGAGTCTTACCAGAGTCCTCGGTAG
- the LOC125609977 gene encoding uncharacterized protein LOC125609977 gives MAQDDAAFGAPGVEPTPTPAAAQPITSDFMSSVMARLARQDETSRPQQIRRRLFNTNPTATGVDHISDDSEPNETLLADAPPAGSDLATIHEITALKLSLQQMSEKIHQVTSAAPQIESVLAVTSRTPFTRALTSVQLGKIEKLHLPEYKPGGDPVEHMTAFNIAMARAQLPDDERDAGYCQLFVETFHEQTLNWFSQLEENSIGCFRDLSAAFLKTYIMFTKRSATASSLWNLNQKKDQSLREYMEKFKAVVSKIEIPDGIAIDALRNTLWVHSKFREDLYQNPTTSLQDAIARSDNFIRMEEDTNAILRKMSTPKAPAAKNANTSRRRVEQVAGAGSAAGPSRTVDLTKHCKYHDVKGHDTTECKSLYAHYLSSLASGEFKFEPLKPKPKNGKSWSKNKERRAQRKATGKGRQNDVQRRDDEEETPKDNGEGDSSADEEHSANRRRIEVILSQQSLSSDDDYEDAPVLGDLRDVLKRKFESENDNSPKHIDLRTMLDTRKSRRISTSGANSNKGPTSDLRDKLNAGVCDLRIQLNRSKPTDLRR, from the exons ATGGCTCAAGACGACGCCGCCTTCGGCGCTCCGGGCGTGGAACCGACACCCACACCTGCGGCCGCGCAGCCCATCACCTCAGATTTCATGAGCTCCGTCATGGCTCGACTCGCTCGCCAAGACGAA ACGAGCCGTCCCCAGCAAATACGCCGCCGTCTCTTCAACACAAACCCTACGGCAACCGGAGTCGACCACATCTCCGATGACTCGGAGCCTAACGAAACCCTTCTCGCAGACGCTCCCCCAGCAGGTTCAGATCTCGCCACAATACACGAGATCACAGCGCTCAAACTCAGCCTTCAACAGATGAGCGAGAAGATCCATCAAGTAACCAGCGCGGCTCCACAAATCGAGAGTGTACTCGCCGTAACTTCGCGTACTCCTTTTACTCGCGCGCTAACTAGCGTGCAACTCGGAAAGATAGAGAAGCTGCACCTACCTGAGTATAAGCCCGGCGGAGACCCGGTAGAACATATGACAGCCTTCAATATCGCGATGGCGCGAGCTCAACTCCCTGACGATGAAAGGGATGCAGGTTACTGCCAACTGTTCGTTGAGACTTTCCACGAGCAAACCCTGAATTGGTTCTCCCAGTTGGAGGAGAACTCGATCGGATGTTTCCGCGACTTATCAGCAGCCTTTCTCAAGACATACAtcatgttcacaaagcgcagcGCCACCGCCTCCAGCTTATGGAACCTCAATCAGAAGAAAGACCAGAGCCTGCGTGAGTACATGGAGAAATTCAAAGCCGTGGTTTCAAAGATTGAAATCCCTGATGGGATCGCCATCGACGCTCTGCGCAATACCTTATGGGTTCACTCTAAGTTCCGAGAAGACCTATATCAGAACCCGACTACGTCGCTCCAAGACGCTATCGCGCGCTCCGATAACTTCATCCGAATGGAAGAAGACACCAATGCAATTCTCAGAAAGATGAGCACGCCCAAGGCTCCAGCGGCTAAAAACGCAAATAC TTCGCGGAGAAGGGTGGAACAAGTGG CGGGAGCCGGGTCAGCAGCGGGGCCTTCCAGGACCGTCGATCTCACCAAGCATTGCAAATATCACGACGTCAAGGGACATGATACCACAGAATGCAAATCACTCTACGCTCATTATCTCTCGTCCCTTGCGAGCGGCGAATTTAAGTTTGAACCTTTgaaacctaaaccaaagaacggcaagagctggagcaagaacaaGGAAAGAAGAGCCCAGCGCAAAGCCACCGGCAAAGGCCGACAAAACGACGTTCAACGACGAGACGACGAGGAAGAAACCCCGAAGGATAACGGTGAGGGAGACTCCTCAGCCGACGAAGAGCATTCAGCTAACCGCAGACGCATCGAGGTTATACTCTCTCAGCAATCTTTGTCGTCTGACGACGATTACGAAGATGCGCCTGTACTCGGAGATCTGAGAGATGTCCTGAAACGGAAGTTCGAGTCCGAGAATGATAACAGTCCCAAGCACATCGATCTCCGGACGATGCTGGACACACGGAAGTCTCGACGTATCTCGACAAGCGGCGCTAACAGCAACAAAGGGCCAACTAGCGACCTCCGAGATAAACTCAACGCTGGCGTATGCGACCTTCGCATACAGCTCAACCGTTCAAAGCCAACGGACTTGCGACGATAG
- the LOC125609976 gene encoding meiosis-specific protein ASY2-like — protein sequence MASGNRLSREEKAKDIAASPSPARDADDGPLEEFDIIHRDALRDTENMSLSQRLLVAEAHRQFREEVEENAEDEDGEASGSEAPSQVVRPRRRAQRRARFDRSDRLPAPRSIPFDEVDCRPVIYHPGGIFEELPSLPREALRDPRAQSWGNVFSSFSSNETVKNLLRENGGAGVTFLIPSTEQRPWSPPVGYQCVYESYFKDQTKLWFPIPRLITSYAFRRDIAISQLLNGSLRIAVMLMVMAAEMDISMSVRVFEELTFMKAEPNRIFSIKMRASYNVLTGHPNKTQDWQRAYFYVKSDEHAFEEPPGDDYRVLWNQQLVRHPNTIAYPEKFFETAQLIATHSHLRWPDLSREWIRRQQARIARVDWESRLPCVLGPRKSLLSLFTRKQQKLLNKTREMEGIPDLSALLKGKLQILSTKSSSAGASEVRPVPTDGDVNSEPPAQSSPKKKASKAKKRSVPLEEAPSSADASQVAAKKKKKKKDRDDDAGRHDPTDSTRGSSEERPKKKSKKTTAEDNGTPAPEIPSKSGGPVTETGDGSRDESPLTKGALSPSARKKSVKSGGSLPQKAGRGFPDRVEFLYDEATPLSDESMNYLVEKYDSTLKQTMIQLGASEKLARTRLGVIVRLRTENKKASDKEAKEKEVLRVKFAELEDKLKSDRLAKKDALREKARLERLVASLEKEKTELEGERDAVVGTLVKERERLRNSRIQEVTRERIRVQTAMADKSTRCFGRVKGYLDHINALKKAKSLYGQASGTKKCLEMIRDSGT from the exons ATGGCTTCAGGGAATCGATTATCGCGTGAAGAAAAAGCAAAAGATATCGCTGCCTCGCCGAGCCCGGCTAGGGATGCGGACGACGGTCCGTTGGAGGAGTTCGACATAATCCATCGTGACGCTCTGCGGGATACGGAAAACATGAGTCTTTCCCAGCGTCTTTTGGTCGCTGAGGCCCACAGGCAATTTCGCGAAGAAGTCGAAGAAAACGCTGAGGATGAGGATGGAGAGGCAAGCGGTTCTGAAGCGCCTAGCCAAGTCGTAAGGCCCAGGAGACGGGCTCAACGGAGGGCTCGTTTCGACCGGTCAGACCGTCTTCCCGCACCAAGGAGTATCCCCTTCGACGAGGTAGACTGCCGCCCTGTGATATACCATCCTGGGGGGATCTTCGAAGAACTACCTTCGCTCCCTCGCGAAGCGTTACGTGACCCGCGAGCTCAATCGTGGGGAAACGTGTTCAGTTCCTTTTCTTCCAACGAGACCGTGAAGAATTTGCTAAGGGAAAATGGTGGCGCCGGAGTCACCTTCCTCATTCCGTCTACCGAGCAGCGCCCATGGTCACCACCAGTTGGTTACCAATGCGTATACGAGTCTTACTTCAAGGATCAGACTAAGCTCTGGTTCCCAATCCCCAGATTGATCACGTCTTACGCGTTTCGTCGGGACATCGCCATTTCTCAACTGCTGAACGGGTCGCTGCGCATAGCCGTCATGTTAATGGTTATGGCAGCGGAGATGGATATTTCGATGAGCGTGAGGGTGTTCGAGGAGCTGACTTTCATGAAGGCGGAGCCAAACAGGATCTTTTCAATAAAGATGCGGGCGAGTTACAATGTTTTGACGGGTCATCCAAACAAGACGCAGGATTGGCAACGAGCATACTTCTACGTCAAGTCCGACGAGCACGCCTTCGAGGAGCCGCCGGGGGACGATTATCGCGTTTTATGGAATCAGCAACTCG TTCGTCATCCCAACACGATCGCCTATCCCGAGAAGTTCTTCGAAACCGCCCAACTGATCGCGACGCATAGTCATCTCCGTTGGCCGGATCTTAGTCGGGAGTGGATACGTCGTCAGcaagctaggattgctagag TTGACTGGGAATCGAGACTTCCTTGTGTACTCGGTCCCCGCAAATCACTCCTCTCCTTGTTTACTCGGAAACAACAAAAGCTTCTCAACAAAACCAGAGAGATGGAGGGAATTCCCGACTTGAGTGCCCTGCTGAAAGGGAAGCTTCAAATCCTCTCAACAAAGTCGTCTTCTGCCGGTGCCTCAGAGGTCAGGCCTGTTCCCACAGATGGAGATGTGAACTCTGAGCCGCCAGCTCAGAGTTCTCCGAAGAAGAAGGCCAGTAAGGCCAAGAAAAGGAGTGTTCCTTTGGAGGAGGCACCATCCTCCGCTGATGCCTCTCAAGTCGCggctaaaaagaagaagaagaaaaaggaca GGGATGATGATGCGGGAAGACACGATCCAACCGATTCTACTCGGGGATCGTCTGAAGAACGTCCCAAGAAGAAATCGAAGAAGACGACCGCAGAAGACAATGGGACTCCTGCTCCTGAGATCCCTTCTAAAAGCGGGGGACCGGTTACTGAAACCGGAGATGGCTCACGGGATGAATCTCCGTTGACTAAGGGAGCCCTTTCTCCTTCTGCGAGGAAGAAGAGTGTTAAAAGCGGAGGTTCGCTTCCGCAGAAGGCGGGAAGAGGATTTCCAGATCGCGTAGAGTTCTTATACGACGAGGCGACTCCGTTG AGCGACGAGAGTATGAACTATCTTGTCGAGAAGTACGATAGTACTCTAAAGCAGACGATGATCCAGCTAGGCGCGTCGGAGAAACTTGCGCGAACCCGGCTAGGCGTGATAGTGAGGTTGCGCACGGAGAACAAGAAGGCTAGTGATAAAGAGGCCAAAGAGAAGGAAGTCCTCCGGGTCAAATTCGCAGAGCTAGAAGACAAGTTAAAGTCTGATCGTCTTGCAAAAAAGGATGCTCTACGCGAGAAGGCTCGTTTAGAGCGGTTGGTTGCTTCTCTTGAGAAGGAGAAAACTGAGTTAGAGGGGGAGAGGGATGCCGTCGTTGGAACACTGGTCAAGGAGAGAGAACGCTTGAGGAACTCTAGGATTCAGGAGGTTACTCGCGAAAGAATCAGAGTCCAGACAGCTATGGCAGACAAGTCTACTCGCTGCTTTGGTCGAGTAAAGGGCTATCTAGACCATATTAACGCGTTGAAAAAGGCCAAGAGTTTATATGGGCAAGCTTCAGGAACCAAGAAGTGTCTTGAGATGATAAGAGATAGCGGGACGTAG
- the LOC106347866 gene encoding uncharacterized protein LOC106347866 isoform X2: MKELKDAWHPSTTTVDTTSSSYWFNWRVTICCVWMALAMVITAFLIFKYEGFRLKRTGNGGDGGEKEWSGNVYEDETWRPCLRNIHPAWLLAFRAVAFFVLLIMLIIIGLVDGPTIFFYYTQWTFALITLYFGLGSLLSLHGCYKYNKRAAGDRVDSIEAIDSERARSKGSDNTLQESQYSSNPANFWGYVFQIIFQMNAGAVLLTDCVFWFILVPFLEIHDYSLNVLVINMHSLNAIFLLGDAALNSLSFPCFRIAYFFSWTIAYVLFQWTLHSLVHIWWPYPFLDLSSHYAPLWYFSVAVMHLPCYGAFALLVKLKHRLLQRWFPESYQSPR, from the exons ATGAAAG AGTTAAAAGATGCTTGGCATCCATCAACAACAACAGTGGACACAACATCATCAAGCTACTGGTTTAACTGGAGGGTTACGATCTGCTGCGTATGGATGGCTCTAGCGATGGTGATCACCGCTTTTCTCATATTCAAATACGAAGGCTTTCGCCTGAAACGAACCGGAAACGGCGGAGACGGAGGGGAGAAAGAGTGGTCGGGGAATGTATATGAAGACGAGACTTGGAGGCCTTGTCTACGCAATATTCACCCGGCTTGGCTTCTTGCTTTTAGAGCTGTTGCCTTCTTCGTTCTTCTCATTATGCTGATCATTATTGGCCTTGTTGATGGACCTACCATCTTCTTCTACTATACTCA GTGGACTTTTGCTTTGATCACTCTCTATTTTGGA CTAGGTTCGCTTCTTTCGCTGCATGGATGCTACAAATACAACAAAAGAGCTGCTGGCGATAGAGTAGATAGCATTGAAGCCATAGACTCGGAGAGAGCAAGATCCAAAGGCTCTGATAATACTCTTCAAGAGAGTCAATACTCTAGTAATCCAGCTAATTTTTGGGGATATGTTTTCCAGATAATTTTTCAg ATGAATGCAGGTGCAGTTTTGCTCACTGACTGTGTGTTCTGGTTCATCCTTGTTCCTTTCCTTGAGATTCATGATTATAGCCTTAATGTT TTGGTGATCAACATGCATTCTCTTAACGCCATTTTCTTGCTTGGTGATGCTGCTTTGAATTCTTTG AGCTTCCCATGCTTCAGAATTGCTTACTTCTTCTCATGGACTATAGCTTATGTTTTATTCCAATGGACTCTCCACTCGTTAGTCCATATATG GTGGCCTTACCCCTTCCTGGACTTATCATCACACTATGCTCCACTATG GTATTTCTCAGTTGCAGTGATGCATTTGCCATGCTACGGAGCCTTTGCCTTGTTGGTGAAGCTAAAACATCGGCTTCTTCAGAGATGGTTCCCTGAGTCTTACCAGAGTCCTCGGTAG